The following are encoded in a window of Impatiens glandulifera chromosome 5, dImpGla2.1, whole genome shotgun sequence genomic DNA:
- the LOC124940301 gene encoding 60S ribosomal protein L23, with protein sequence MSKRGRGGSAGNKFRMSLGLPVAATVNCADNTGAKNLYIISVKGIKGRLNRLPSACVGDMVMATVKKGKPDLRKKVMPAVIVRQRKPWRRKDGVFMYFEDNAGVIVNPKGEMKGSAITGPIGKECADLWPRIASAANAIV encoded by the exons ATGTCGAAGCGAG GTCGCGGAGGATCGGCGGGAAACAAGTTCCGCATGTCACTTGGTCTTCCTGTGGCGGCTACGGTCAACTGCGCCGACAATACCGGCGCGAAGAATCTTTACATCATATCAGTGAAGGGGATCAAGGGTCGTTTGAATCGATTGCCGTCTGCTTGCGTGGGAGATATGGTTATGGCGACGGTGAAGAAAGGGAAGCCTGATTTGAGAAAGAAGGTCATGCCTGCTGTTATTGTTAGACAGCGTAAGCCCTGGCGCCGAAAGGATGGAGTTTTCATGTATTTTGAAG ATAATGCTGGTGTGATAGTGAATCCCAAGGGGGAAATGAAAG GTTCGGCAATTACTGGTCCAATTGGGAAGGAATGTGCTGACTTATGGCCCAGAATTGCAAGTGCTGCCAATGCTATTGTCTGA